One stretch of Nomascus leucogenys isolate Asia chromosome 9, Asia_NLE_v1, whole genome shotgun sequence DNA includes these proteins:
- the OPRPN gene encoding opiorphin prepropeptide isoform X1 encodes MKLTFLLGLLALISCFTPGESQRFSRRPGQVPPPPPYRPRWVPPSPPPPYGSRLNSPLSLPFVPGRVPPSFFSRFSQAVILSQLFPLENIRQPRLFLGYPNLHFPLRPYYVGPIRILKPPFPPIPFFLAIYLPISNPEPQINITTADTTITTNPPTTATATTSTSTKPTMTVSSSTVPISSTPEPATSTSAATTTASTENTTQILTNPPHTLLLNATVQVTTSNQTTLSSPAFKSFWQKLFAIFG; translated from the coding sequence CCCGGTGAGAGTCAGAGATTCTCCAGAAGACCTGGCCAAGTGCCACCACCTCCACCCTACAGGCCAAGATGGGTTCCACCAAGTCCCCCACCTCCCTATGGCTCAAGACTTAATTCAccactttctcttccctttgtCCCAGGGCGAGTTccaccatcttttttttctcGATTTAGCCAAGCAGTCATTCTATCTCAACTCTTTCCATTGGAAAATATTAGACAACCTCGACTCTTTCTGGGTTATCCAAACCTACATTTCCCACTAAGACCTTACTATGTAGGACCTATTAGGATATTAAAACCCCCATTTCCtcctattcctttttttcttgctatttacCTTCCTATCTCTAACCCTGAGCCCCAAATAAATATCACCACTGCAGATACAACAATCACCACAAATCCCCCCACCACTGCAACAGCAACTACCAGCACTTCCACAAAACCCACAATGACGGTCAGCTCCTCAACAGTACCTATCTCTTCAACACCAGAGCCTGCCACCTCCACATCAGCAGCAACCACCACAGCATCTACGGAAAATACTACTCAAATTCTCACCAACCCTCCTCACACACTATTGCTCAATGCCACTGTCCAAGTTACGACTTCCAACCAAACTACATTAAGCAGCCCAGCCTTTAAAAGTTTTTGGCAAAAACTCTTTGCCATTTTTGGTTGA